In one window of Micromonospora cathayae DNA:
- a CDS encoding class I SAM-dependent methyltransferase: MDDDNRVLRRRVGDAEARRANRRWWDADADDYQAEHGHFLGDVDFVWCPEGLRETDARLLGDLTGRRILELGCGAASAARWLATQGARPAALDLSAGMLRHAAQAAARTGVRVPLVQADALALPFADAAFDTVCTAFGAIPFVADSAAVMREVARVLRPGGRWVFSVTHPMRWIFLDDPGEGGLTAVHSYFDRSPYVEQDEDGTASYVEQHRTLGDRIRELVGAGFRLLDLVEPEWPDGHTGIWGQWSPLRGRLFPGTAIFVAEKPTT, translated from the coding sequence GTGGATGACGACAACCGGGTGCTGCGCCGCCGGGTCGGCGACGCCGAGGCGCGCCGGGCCAACCGCCGCTGGTGGGACGCCGACGCCGACGACTACCAGGCCGAACACGGTCACTTCCTCGGCGACGTGGACTTCGTCTGGTGCCCGGAGGGGCTGCGCGAGACCGACGCCCGGTTGCTCGGCGACCTGACCGGCCGGCGGATCCTGGAACTCGGCTGCGGTGCCGCGTCCGCCGCCCGCTGGCTGGCCACCCAGGGCGCCCGACCGGCCGCGCTGGACCTCTCCGCCGGCATGCTGCGGCACGCCGCCCAGGCCGCCGCCCGCACCGGCGTACGCGTACCGCTGGTGCAGGCCGACGCGCTCGCGCTGCCGTTCGCCGACGCCGCCTTCGACACCGTCTGCACGGCGTTCGGCGCGATCCCGTTCGTCGCCGACTCGGCGGCGGTGATGCGCGAGGTGGCCCGGGTGCTGCGCCCCGGCGGACGCTGGGTCTTCTCGGTCACCCACCCGATGCGCTGGATCTTCCTGGACGATCCCGGCGAGGGTGGCCTGACCGCCGTGCACTCCTACTTCGACCGCAGCCCCTACGTCGAACAGGACGAGGACGGCACGGCCAGCTACGTCGAGCAGCACCGCACCCTCGGCGACCGGATCCGGGAACTGGTCGGAGCCGGCTTCCGCCTACTCGACCTGGTCGAGCCGGAGTGGCCCGACGGGCACACCGGGATCTGGGGGCAGTGGAGCCCGCTGCGCGGCCGGCTCTTCCCCGGCACCGCCATCTTCGTCGCCGAGAAGCCCACCACCTGA
- a CDS encoding Uma2 family endonuclease: protein MSAEPIPTSPGPWCPDPTRQQRADYTLADLIALPDDAPRVELVDGVIQVTPSPTVGHQSISSLLWMWLHAHAPDHLRATQAVGVALNHNTSRQPDVLLCRTDVSPDRSLLRPEDVVLAVEVVSPGTRRIDRFAKPGEYAAAGIPFYWRVEQDPVHLYAYRLGDRIGPGGERQYELAAASADLVELTDPFPIKLAVTDLAP, encoded by the coding sequence GTGAGTGCCGAGCCCATCCCGACATCACCTGGCCCCTGGTGTCCGGACCCGACGCGGCAGCAGCGTGCCGACTACACGCTGGCGGACCTGATCGCCCTGCCGGACGACGCCCCCCGCGTCGAACTCGTCGACGGAGTCATCCAGGTGACACCCTCCCCCACCGTGGGCCACCAGAGCATCTCCAGCCTCCTCTGGATGTGGCTGCACGCCCATGCCCCCGACCACCTGCGGGCCACCCAGGCCGTCGGAGTGGCGCTGAACCACAACACCAGCCGGCAACCGGACGTACTGCTCTGCCGGACCGACGTCTCCCCGGACCGGTCCCTGCTCCGCCCTGAGGACGTCGTCCTCGCCGTCGAGGTGGTCTCCCCCGGCACCCGCAGGATCGACCGCTTCGCCAAGCCCGGCGAGTACGCCGCCGCCGGCATTCCGTTCTACTGGCGGGTCGAGCAGGACCCGGTACACCTGTACGCGTACCGCCTCGGTGACCGGATCGGGCCGGGTGGCGAACGCCAGTACGAACTCGCCGCCGCCAGCGCCGACCTGGTCGAGCTGACCGACCCGTTCCCGATCAAACTCGCCGTCACCGACCTCGCCCCCTGA
- a CDS encoding DUF2945 domain-containing protein — protein MAAEQRKFRRGEHVSWASHSGRGHGVVTDVITERTRIRGRTVDASPQEPQYRIRNDHSGRDVAHRPEALRHEPH, from the coding sequence ATGGCAGCCGAGCAGCGGAAGTTCCGCCGGGGCGAGCACGTCTCCTGGGCCAGCCACAGCGGCCGGGGACACGGAGTCGTCACCGACGTGATCACCGAACGGACCCGGATCCGGGGGCGGACCGTCGACGCCTCCCCGCAGGAGCCGCAGTACCGCATCCGCAACGACCATTCGGGCCGCGACGTCGCCCACCGTCCGGAGGCGCTGCGCCATGAGCCGCACTGA